The genomic interval CGCATTCATGCTAGGTTCTGGGCATGTGACGTCTAATCGTGGAAAAGCCTGAATTCTGAATTCGGGATTGTGGCCTTCAGGCCTGCGACTCTACCAAATATTTAGCCGGCAGATCGGAAGCGCGTCTCTGTGAAGGACACATGTGTCACGGGCACTTGCTTATCAAGCGGCGTAAGACTCGCCAGGCGGAGAGAGTCACCGCTTCTGTTTCGAATTACAAACAGCTAATAGGTAAGAACGTGTTCTATGTTGTTGAGTCTCTTGAGCACGGTACACGATGTACAAAAGGTGTGCATAAGAAAGGCACCAGCGATGCCGTCGCGAGTACTGTGATTCCATCTCGGGACCggaggggagggggggggggggaaacCAATCATACCTAGCATCGTGGATGCAACGGTGGGTAGAATTTCGACAGCGTGGATGACACTTTGTTCGTACCGATGAGTTCACTATATATGTTTCAAAGCCTATTGTATGTCAAGGCGGATGGATACAGACACAGCCAGGGCCTTTTTCCAGCTGATCGTCGCACTCGCCGCCGAGCGACGCGTTAACGGGGTCATTTTGTGTGGCATCGGTCTTGTCACACAGAATTTCGGTCGACATAGGTCTCGCATTATCGGGCATTGTCCCTTCTGATGCTTGTTTCTTGGTCAGGAGAGTATCTTTTTACCGCCTGGCCGCTTCCCTGAGTTTGCTGGTTCTGCAGGTGCCCGGTGTGATGAGCGCAGCTGCATCGGCTGCGGCTTCGTTGAACAAGCACCATCCGTCGGGGTCACTCCGCGTGTTTCGTGGGAGTCGCTATTCGGTCCGTCTCCCTCGAGACTATGGACAATTTCGTCGGAGCAGCGGCAATTTTGTAGTAGGACATGTTTACGTTTGTTGTTATCGTTGTTTTTGTTCCATCGAGGGACATCCCAGCGACCGCTTCGGCAGCCGCTGCTCGCCGCTTACATTAGCGctgctctctccgtttcctgcaATCCAATCGAGAGGTACATCCTCTCGGTTTCACTAGCTTGTGAACGGAACATCCTACCGATGAATCTAATGACTGATCTTAAATTGCATTTAGCAAGTTAATTTCATCAGCTTTGTTGTCCCATTTCCGTGTTCCGAGCCTCCAGTCACATCTGTAGGGTGAACGCCCTGTACCTGCACCCGAGGTTTTTTTGTGTTGATATCTCTACCGGCAGTGCATCCAATAGCAGAGACCTAAAGGTTATTCGAATTGCGTATGCTATTAAAGAATCAGAGGCATTATGAAAGTACAGATTTTGATATGCTGCTGTCGGTCCATCATCAGGTATTAAAGTTCCGTGACGCAGCAGTAATTTAACCCACCGCCATGGAACGCCAGCAGGATACCGGGTTTTCTGGTTTTTTGTCTCCGAAACAGTCTtactcttcgtcgccttcgactACAGGACAAGGAGTTACAACGGAACGTGTCCATTCAGATGTGCGTTGCCCAGGTTTCCCACCTAGTACAGCTTACCCGGTTCCATCCCGTCCCCCCGCTGCCAATTGCTCGCAGGGGGCCGGTTCAGTTTTTCATGGCTTGGGAAATTTGTCTACCCTGTCGAATTTTATGAATACTACAAACCAGTTCCGCTCCACTACGTACTCGTATCCCGACCCTGTTAGGACTGCTTCATCCGGCGAGAGCGATACTtacttttcttcttgtggTACGGGAGGAAGCCACCCGAACAGTTCATTTTTGTTGACGGCTGCGAGGACAAGTTGTTTATCTTCCCCACGGCGTGTTGGGGTTTATTCGTCTGTACGTCCACAGTGTCCCCCGCCGCCGCCAGCAACGTCCCAAAGAAGTAGTCCAGTTGCCTCGACTGCGCCTACACCATCGCCATTAGTGCAGTCTCAAAAACAGCCTTCTTTTGCGCCGTCGTCTTCAGCAGTGACGAAAGATTGCTCTGGTGTACCTCAGCCAAATATGTACGGGCGATCTCTGGGAGATTCATTTCGCCAGGAGAGTCCTCCTCGGCAGGAGCAAACTCCGCAGCCACAACTAGGACAGCTCCCGAGGGCGGCAAGCCCACTGACTACTCCGTCAGGTCCTCATTCGTCGACAGCGCATCATCAACCAAATCACTATGTGGGGGGCTCTTGCTTACCAGGAATCGATTGCCAAGAAGCTGATACAGAACCTTACGGTGAAGGACACGCGGAACGGTTGTGGAACTTCAGCGGTAGAGGTTCTCTTTCGTTTGACGATCTAATCGCGCAGGTCCAGAAGTTACTCCACTCGAACTCGACGTCatcgtctgcctcttctgcttcgacACCTCGTCGTCCTAGTGGCCGCCTCGGTGAGATAGTAGATGTGCCCGGAGAGAGTAAGACAAAAGACAATAGAAGTACATGGGCGAGACGACCAATATTAGGTAGACCACCTGAACAACAGCAACAACATGGAACCGAAGAAGGTAGAGAAATCATGCAgcgaggtgaagaagagtaCTCCGGAGGTTGCATCGGACGGCTGGACCTTCATGTGTTACAAGAAGGTGAGTGTTGGTTCTCTGTCAGCGTGCCATTTTGTGCGCACGGAAGATATGTGCGTACCTTAATTTTGCCAGAATTTTGTGCTGTGCGATGTTCTCAGCAGCAGCGTCTCAGCGCATACAGGCGTACGGGCCTGGGGGAGACTTCTCCAGCCTGTGTGAACCCTTCAATGAAGGTATACTGGGCTGAACCGCGGCGCTAGGATGCACGCAAGGTCGTGATTTGTAGAGGCGCACCACAATTTTTGCATTGGAATGTAACAATTCCATTTCAGTCAATTTAGACACTGGACTTAGATTTCCGAGTGTCAGGCTTGCCGATGCTGCATTCCAGATTACTGAGAATCCAGTGTTGTTTCAATCCTGTACGTTTAGGTGTAACCCAACATACAACATCATATATCGACCCACAGGCGTTCGCAGTTCTTCAAGAGCTGCATCGAACCGCCGTACAGCAGAGGGTGTCAGAAGCAAAAATCGCGGTTTTGCGCCAGGAAAACGCCGATCTGAGAAACCGAATCACGCTTTTAGAGGAAACCCAAACCTTCTTGCAACAGCAGAATCAGAGTCTCCGGGCGGCGCAACACTCTGCCGAAGCCGCTGGGTCCAGCTTGGGTGAGAGTCGGCCAGCAACAAATAAGTCAGCAACCAGCAGACTACTCACTCCATCTGGATACCAAGGACCGGATCAAATTCAGAGTGCTCCGAATCCATCCACACCCATTATTAAAGGGTCGGACAAGATCTCAGTCGAGCAATTTTTGTTGAGGTAGGTAGACAACAGAGGCAAGAAACCAATTGACGAACGTCGTGTGTATACCAAATGTCGGGGCCATTCATTTGTTCTAAAAGTATGTTGCGTGCGTGTTCAGCTTTCATTTTACACTGACCCAAGACTACCCCCATGCTATTCTCAAGTTCTGCGCCGACCACAACCTGGTAGTGAAGCTTCTGGGTTACCATGGAAAACGGGTCGAGCTACTTGAGCGTCAGTACTGCTGCCGCATTCAGACATCAGCCCAAGCATCTTCGTTTCCAGGTTATCCGAATGGACGATGCGTCCTCTTCACCGGCCCGCTGGTTTCATTACTCCGAGCGTGTGCCGACTTGTACGCTGTGGTAGACACATCTAGTCCAGGACTCCGAACAAATATTGAAGGATACCGAGTATGCTTAGTAGTCCCAGGAGACTTTGTTGGACGTCTTCTACGAAGCAACTGTGCGGGACTGCACGCTCTTCAAGAAGCTGGAGGAAAGGCTGTTCACATTGCGCTTGGAAATTTATGTGTGTTAATGCGGGCCAATTATTCCGAGAGGGTCCTTCTAATTGATGGGAATATTGAGGGCGTTTGTCAAGTTCTTGAATCTGCTGCGGCACAGTTGCAGGACTTCTTGCGAAGGTTTTCAGGCGGTCAAGGAGGGGGCGGAGGAGGGGGGTCCGAAAACTTGGCGAGTCGGTATGAGTTTCTTGAATATCCGAAGCGAATTGAGCTGCATCTCTCCACGTGAAATTTCATGCGGGTCCTTTTTCGGCGATTTGCGACCAGGATTGTTATTTTTTGCTTGGCCGATCCTAATATCCTCGAGACACACGTTTTACGCAGGTATTTGCAGTGAACACAGGGGTATTTGGATGCTTCATCCACGCCGATACTGGGCGTGTGTGAGTTGTGGAGGCACCTGGACGGGAGACGACTTGAGAGGTCACTCACTAGTCTTCCGTGGGGTGGGCACGTTTGTGGCTAGTGCCGTCTGGCCGACATTGTTGTTGTGGAGAAGCACAAGGACAATTTGCGTATTTGCGCGACAGGCTCGTGCATTTTCGTTATTGCATTTTGTCGCTGTTCAATATAGGGAGAACTGCCAGTGTTCGTGTGTCCGCCATATGAGCACGCCAGTTGCACACCGGGCGGTTGGTGCGCAGGTGGTGCCGGCACATGGTGCACCATTTCTGTTGGTGCCACGAGCACGGTGCGGTTTGGAGTCTCGCTGCTCCAGTATCTCCATGTACACTATTCGGAGTGACGAATTAGCAGAAAGTGCATGTATCTTTTTTGTCTGGAGCTTTTGACAATGACAACCTTCCGTGAGCGAGTCGTGTACAACGCCACTTCTTGATGTGGATCGGTCGTTGCGGGTAGTGAAGTCGGGCAGCAAAAAGCGAAATTCCCTTCTATGTGCGGACGCATTCCTCAGGAGCGTCGGACTGTTTTCCTCGGGACTGGTGGAACGTTCGTGTGCACGCATAGAAAGGCATGTCAAACCATTTCCGCAATAAAACCTTGACGGCAATGTGGATATTCCCTCCGTCCCTTTAGTCGACTAGTGGCGCACTGCCTCCTCCATGCTCGGTGTCACTGATTCACGCGCAAGGCACAGGCTGAAATAATCTCAGCAGAAACCTCTTTATCTTCCTAGGTGAACACAAGCGATTATTTTTTCTAAGGACGAACTATCGCTTTTATCCCAACCCCTCACAGAATCGTGGCGACTTCAGAGTGCATGGATCACTCCTGCGCTACTCGACTCACCAGAAAACGCGTTGTCGGCTGCTAATGGATCGCTCCACCATGATGTTGGTCCCGGGGCACATCTATCAGAGCCACGCAAGCCGCTGAACTATCGTGACGTCTGGATGGTGGAGTGCCGGCACTCACCGCAGACTCCCTGGTAGAGTTGNNNNNNNNNNNNNNNNNNNNNNNNNNNNNGACAACGTACCATCTCGAAGCCAGAAACTGGAGTCATGGAACAGGAACTGCGGATTCGAAAAACAGAGCCGCGACTATGGAGGCAACTaaaggaggaaacgcaaAGCCTACGGCAGCAGCCGAACCACGCTATCTACCGTCCCAACGGCACGAGGCGCATCAGCTCCCGGTGGCGCTGAATGCAACCACCCATTATTGAAGGGTTCCGAGAATGTCTCAGTCGAACACTTGTCGTTAGAGTAGGTGTTCGTCGGAGGAATGCATCAAACCAAGAAGCTTGTGGTAGATGTCGGGGTTGCTGTGTTTTCAAAGTGTCGGGCGCGCGTGCTCACCTTTTCTTCTACACTGACTCGAGACTATCCTGACGACGGTCTCACGTGAGGCGCCGACCACAACTCGGCGGTGAGGCTTCTCCGTTACCATCGATTAAGGGTACGGCTACGAGAGTGTCTGTGGTGCTCGGCGCATTCAGCCGCCACCCCAGACACCTTCGCTCCCAGGTTATCCGAACGGTGCGTGCGTTCTCCTCACCAGCCGGCTGATCCCATTGCCCAGAGTGTGCCGCAGCTTGCATGTTGTAGCTAGGGGGCGACGAGCCCTGGACGCAGAGCAAATCTTGTAGAACGCTGGACCCCAAATGTTTACCTGTCTTAGAAAAAAGATACGGTTGTACTTCTTCGTTGCACCTGTGTTCGAATGCGTGATCTTCAATCAGCAGGAGGCGTCGTCGTTCGCGTCGCGCTCGGGCAGATATGTCTAACAATGCGGGCCAGGCAATCCGAGAGGGCCCGTCTAATTGATGGGAATATCGAGGGCGTTTGTCAAGTTCTTGAATCTGCTGCGGCACAGTTGCAGGGCTTCTGCCGAAGGTTTTCAGGCGGTCAAGGAGGGGTCGGAGGAGGGGGGTCCGAAAACTTGGCGAGTCGGTATGAGCTTCTTGAACACCCGAAGCGAATTGAGCTGCATCTCTCCACGTGATATTTCATGCGGGTCCTTTTTCGGCGATTTGCGACCAGGATTGTTATTTTTTGCTTGGCCGATCCTAATTTTCTCGAGACACACGTTTTACGCAGGTATTTGCAGTGAACACAGGGGTATTTGGATGCTTCATCCACGCCGATACTGGGCGTGTGTGAGTTGTGGAGGCACCTGGACGGGAGACGACTTGAGAGGTCACTCACTAGTCTTCCGTGGGGTGGGCACGTTTGTGGCTAGTGCCGTCTGGCCGACATTGTTGTTGTGGAGAAGCACAAGGACAATTTGCGTATTTGCGCGACAGGCTCGTGCATTTTCGTTATTGCATTTTGTCGCTGTTCAATATAGGGAGAACTGCCAGTGTTCGTGTGTCCGCCATATGAGCACGCCAGTTGCACACCGGGCGGTTGGTGCGCAGGTGGTGCCGGCACATGGTGCACCATTTCTGTTGGTGCCACGAGCACGGTGCGGTTTGGAGTCTCGCTGCTCCAGTATCTCCATGTACACTATTCGGAGTGACGAATTAGCAGAAAGTGCATGTATCTTTTTTGTCTGGAGCTTTTGACAATGACAACCTTCCGTGAGCGAGTCGTGTACAACGCCACTTCTTGACGTGGATCGGTCGTTGCGGGTAGTGAAGTCGTGCAGCAAAAAGCGAAATACCCTTCTATGTGCGGACGCATTCCTCAGGAGCGTCGGACTGTTTTCCTCGGGACTGGTGGACCGTTCGTGTGCACGCATAGAAAGGCATGTCAAACCATTTCCGCAATAAAACCTTGACGGCAATGTGGATATTCCCTCCGTCCCTTTAGTCGACTAGTGGCGCACTGCCTCCTCCATGCTCGGTGTCACTGATTCACGCGCAAGGCACAGGCTGAAATAATCTCAGCAGAAACCTCTTTATCTTCCTAGGTGAACACAAGCGATTATTTTTTCTAAGGACGAACTATTGCTTTTATCCCAACCCCTCACAGAATCGTGGCGACTTCAGAGTGCATGGATCACTCCTGCGCTACTCGACTCACCAGAAAACGCGTTGTCGGCTGCTAATGGATCGCTCCACCATGATGTTGGTCCCGGGGCACATCTATCAGAGCCACGCGAGCCGCTGAACTATCGTGACGTCTGGATGGTGGAGTGCCGGCACTCACCGCAGACTCCCTGGTAGAGTTGCACAAGAGGGCGAACGGCGGCACTGGATGCTGGTAGGCTTCCGTGGCTTTTGTAGGAGCATTCAGTCAGCGTGTCCGTGTAGCTCGCAGCAGTTAGGACGCACCATAGGGCCTGCATCGAGGCACCGGACAACGTACCATCTCGAAGCCAGAAACTGGAGTCATGGAACAGGAACTGCGGATTCGAAAAACAGAGCCGCGACTATGGAGGCAACTaaaggaggaaacgcaaAGCCTACGGCAGCAGCCGAACCACGCTATCTACCGTCCCAACGGCACGAGGCGCATCAGCTCCCGGTGGCGCTGAATGCAACCACCCATTATTGAAGGGTTCCGAGAATGTCTCAGTCGAACACTTGTCGTTAGAGTAGGTGTTCGTCGGAGGAATGCATCAAACCAAGAAGCTTGTGGTAGATGTCGGGGTTGCTGTGTTTTCAAAGTGTCGGGCGCGCGTGCTCACCTTTTCTTCTACACTGACTCGAGACTATCCTGACGACGGTCTCACGTGAGGCGCCGACCACAACTCGGCGGTGAGGCTTCTCCGTTACCATCGATTAAGGGTACGGCTACGAGAGTGTCTGTGGTGCTCGGCGCATTCAGCCGCCACCCCAGACACCTTCGCTCCCAGGTTATCCGAACGGTGCGTGCGTTCTCCTCACCAGCCGGCTGATTCCATTGCCCAGAGTGTGCCGCAGCTTGCATGTTGTAGCTAGGGGGCGACGAGCCCTGGACGCAGAGCAAATCTTGTAGAACGCTGGACCCCAAATGTTTACCTGTCTTAGAAAAAAGATACGGTTGTACTTCTTCGTTGCACCTGTGTTCGAATGCGTGATCTTCAATCAGCAGGAGGAGTTGTCGTTCACATCGCTCTTGGGTATTCATGTGTGTTGGTGCGGGTAACTATTCCGAGGGGGACCTTCTGAGTGATGCGGTTATTGATGGCGCTTGTCAAGGTCTTGAATTCTGTGCAGCTTGCTTGTAGGAATCCTCGTGAGAAAATCTAGGCGCTCGAGACAGtgcaagaggagaaacaggaggaagGGAATCCGCATGCGAGGCTGTTTGTTACGGGTGCTCTGTGTACCAGCAGTGGATCGTGTTCAGTGTCCATCTGAAATCGTGTGCGGGCCCTTGCCGGGGAATTGCTTCCGgcgttctcgttttcctctcttgacGGGTGCTCGTGTTCACGAGACATAAATTCTACGCATGCGTCTGGTGTGGTCATAAGGTTGGTTGGATGCTTCATTCAAGCTCATagtgactgcatgcgagttGTGGGGGGTACCGAACGAGAGGTGACTTCAGGGGTGACTTGCCATGTGACCTCTCAGGTGACTTGCGAGGTGACTCAGCAGTCCCCGTGGTGTGAGTACGTGGTGTGGCTAGTCCCGTCTGTCCGATAATACTGATGTTTGGAGAGGCGCACAGGGACAATTTACGCTTTTAGGCTGGCAGCCCCGTTCGCCTTCATTTTTGTATTTTCCGCGAATGAAGATTAGGAAGAAGCGCTGACCGTGTTCGTGTGTCTGCCACAGACACGCCGGTTGCACACCGGGCGGTTGGTACGCAGGCGGTGCCGGCACATGGTGCACCATTTCTGTTGGTGCCACGAGCACGGTGCGTTTTGGAGTCTCGCTGCTCCAGTATCTCCATGTACACTATGCGGAGTGACGAATTAGCAGAAAGTGCATGTACGATTTTTTTGTCTGGAGCTTTTGACAATGACAGCCTTCCGCGAGCGAGTCGTGTACGACGCCACTTCTTGACGTGGATCGGTCGTTGCGGGTAGTGAAGTCGTGCAGCAAAAAGCGAAATACCCTTCTATGTGCGGACGCATTCCTCAGGAGCGTCGGACTGTTTTCCTCGGGACTGGTGGACCGTTCGTGTGCACGCATAG from Toxoplasma gondii ME49 chromosome VIIa, whole genome shotgun sequence carries:
- a CDS encoding hypothetical protein (encoded by transcript TGME49_280375), which gives rise to MAAIATAQPKSQACDSTKYLAGRSEARLCEGHMCHGHLLIKRRKTRQAERVTASVSNYKQLIGARCDERSCIGCGFVEQAPSVGVTPRVSWESLFGPSPSRLWTISSEQRQFCSIKVP
- a CDS encoding hypothetical protein (encoded by transcript TGME49_280370), translating into MERQQDTGFSGFLSPKQSYSSSPSTTGQGVTTERVHSDCPPPPPATSQRSSPVASTAPTPSPLVQSQKQPSFAPSSSAVTKDCSGVPQPNMYGRSLGDSFRQESPPRQEQTPQPQLGQLPRAASPLTTPSGPHSSTAHHQPNHYVGGSCLPGIDCQEADTEPYGEGHAERLWNFSGRGSLSFDDLIAQVQKLLHSNSTSSSASSASTPRRPSGRLGEIVDVPGESKTKDNRSTWARRPILGRPPEQQQQHGTEEGREIMQRGEEEYSGGCIGRLDLHVLQEAAASQRIQAYGPGGDFSSLCEPFNEGVTQHTTSYIDPQAFAVLQELHRTAVQQRVSEAKIAVLRQENADLRNRITLLEETQTFLQQQNQSLRAAQHSAEAAGSSLGESRPATNKSATSRLLTPSGYQGPDQIQSAPNPSTPIIKGSDKISVEQFLLSFHFTLTQDYPHAILKFCADHNLVVKLLGYHGKRVELLERQYCCRIQTSAQASSFPGYPNGRCVLFTGPLVSLLRACADLYAVVDTSSPGLRTNIEGYRVCLVVPGDFVGRLLRSNCAGLHALQEAGGKAVHIALGNLCVLMRANYSERVLLIDGNIEGVCQFLNLLRHSCRASAEGFQAVKEGSEEGGPKTWRVGGAGTWCTISVGATSTVRFGVSLLQYLHVHYSE